Within the Musa acuminata AAA Group cultivar baxijiao chromosome BXJ2-9, Cavendish_Baxijiao_AAA, whole genome shotgun sequence genome, the region AGACCTGATAGTAGCCTTTTGCTAGGTCTTTGCTATTTGGCTACTCCATGGCACTGTGAACCTGAGGAAGTTGAACCTGTTGAACCTTTCAGGGTAAGTGAGATACATGGTTGTTAGATAATATATgattttcagtttttttttctttgttactacactttttttgtccttttttgaaatatattttattcACATTCTCTACTTTAACCTTTTCAGATTGGTGACCAAGTATGCGTAAAGAGATCTGTTGCAGAGCCTAGATATGCTTGGGGTGGTGAGACACATCATAGTGTGGGAAAAATAATTGAGATAGAGACTGATGGTCTGCTCATAATTGATATTCCAAATCGATCAACCCATTGGCAAGCTGATCCTTCTGATATGGAAAGGGTCGAGAACTTTAAGGTACTTTTCTCTATAAATTTGATCCTCAAAAAGTCTTTGGCAAATATCATATCTGAAATTCCAAATCCTTGAAACAAATGTGGTGTGCAGGTTGGTGACTGGGTCAGAGTTAAAGCTTCAGTACCATCTCCCAAGTATGGATGGGAAGATGTCACACGAAACAGTATTGGGATAATCCATAGTCTAGAAGATGATGGCGATATGGGTGTTGCCTTGTGCTTCAGAAGTAAACCTTTCAGCTGCTCAGTGGCGGATATGGAGAAGGTGCAGCCCTTTGAAGTAGGAGAAAAGATTCATTTGATGCCATCCATATCTCAGCCACGACTAGGATGGTCAAATGAAACTGCAGCAACTGTTGGGGCAATAACAAGAATAGATATGGATGGAACTTTGAACGTGAGACATTTATCTATCTGCTAACAATAGTGTTCTTGtgttagattcagcataattatttttttctctatttccTCCACAAATTATTGTTTAATGCAGATTAAGGTTGCTGGTAGAAGTAGCTTGTGGAAAGTTGCCCCAGGAGATGCCGAGAGACTTACAGGCTttgcagtaggagattgggtgcgTTTGAAGCCAAGTCTTGGTTCTAGACCCACCTATGACTGGAACAGCATTGGGAAAGAAAGTGTAGCTGTTGTTCATAGCATACAAGACTCTGGATACTTGGAGTTGGCTGGGTGTTTCAGGAAGGGGAAATGGATTACTCATTGCATGGACGTTGAGAAAGTCCCATGTCTGAAAATAGGGAACTACGTCCGGTTTCGTGCTGTAATTGTTGAACCAAGATGGGGCTGGAGAGATGCTCGGCCTGATTCTAGAGGCATCATAACTGGTGTGCATGCAGATGGAGAAGTCAGGGTGTCCTTTTTTGGCATTCCAGGGCTGTGGAAAGGAGACCCTGCAGACCTTGAGAAGGAGGAAGTGTATGAGGTTGGTGATTGGGTCAGGCTTAAAGATGTATCAGGTTGTTGGAAGTCCCTGAAACCTGGAAGCATCGGTGTAGTGCATGGAATAGGGTATGAACAAGATATGTGGGATGGAACTGTTCATGTTGCGTTTTGCGGTGAGCAGGAGAGGTGGGTGGGACCTGCTGCGCACCTTGAGGCGGTAGACAGGCTTGATGTGGGGCAACGGGTGAAAATAAAGAAATGTGTGAAGCAGCCACGATTTGGTTGGTCCACCCACAGCCATGCTAGTATTGGGACTATATCTTCTGTAGATGCAGACGGGAAGCTAAGAATATATACACCAGCAGGATCTAAAGCTTGGATGATTGACCCAGCCGAGGTGGACAGATTGGAGGAAGAGAAAGTGCAAGTTGGTGATTGGGTCAAAGTGAGGGAAGCTATTCTGACCCCAACATACCAGTGGGGAGATGTGACACATGCCAGTATAGGAGTGGTGCACAGGGCAGAGGATGGGGAGTTGAGAATTGCTTTCTGTTTCAGAGAGAGACTATGGGTATGCAAAGAGTGGGAGGTGGAAAAGGTGAGAGCATTCAGAGTAGGTGACAGGATAAGAATAAAACCGGGTCTGGTGATGCCAAGGTGGGGATGGGGAATGGAGACATCTGCTAGCAAGGGTGAGATCATGGGCATAGATGCTAACGGGAAGCTGAGGATCAGGTTCAAGTGGAGGGATGGAAGATTGTGGATAGGGGATCCAGCTGATGTTGTTCTTGATGACATCTCAACCTAGTCCTGTGCTATTGATAACTGCTGCTTGTAGTAGGGGTTTCAGCAATTCTTTCTCTTTATTCTTTCctcattccacttcttttggcctGCCGCCGGTAAAGTATCTAAGCTATTATAAGTTGGATCTCAAGCTGGTTATATGAGATTGCATAACAAGTGTCAGCTCTAGAGACAAATTTCTTAATGCAACCAGGACATAAAGCAGCATTTTCTTGGTGAGGAATGTAGTAGTCAGTTTCTCCTCCTAGTTTGTATCCATATTAACTATGGACGTACTACTGTCATTGTGTTAGTCTTTGATGCTGGTGTACAGATTCTCATATCTGACAGGTGCTTGAGAAAATTGTTGTCGTCGTTGTTGCTCTTGAAATGTCGATGATTTTTAGTTTCTACCATTCTCTCTGTGAAGCTCTGAGCACATACATAATTTCTACccgaaaaggaagaaaaaaatcaaGTGTGGCTGCTTGCGTTTTTGTATCGATACTTATACGATGGAGCTGTTTTGTGAATGCAGGTTGCGCTGAAGTAGTCTTGGGCTAAAGGATTCATCTTTGGTTCATGACCACTTTTGACTTCTTATTAGATTCTGTTGACCTATCACACAAAAGCATGGAGCACGAAGTCACATTTAATTTGTATTTGCAATCGAAAAGACAAAGCAACGTAAGgtcaatcatttttttttattttcgttgATAAAATTAATATAGTTAGGATAAATGaatttagatattttacttttataattatatagatatcaatataattttttgaaagataAAAGATCGAAATCCTAAATGCAGCCAACTATATAAGATAAGCTATCTGCTCATCAAAGCCTCGAGCAACTCCGGAGGAAAACCGGGCTTCAACCAAAAACTTGGCAGCCAACCAGTGAGCACAGTTGTTAGCTTCTCTAAAAACCCAAGTAATAGAAAAGATTTGAAGGCCAAAAGTCCATTACTAACATAGTAAGTCAAAAATGCCAAGGTGGCTGCTCCTGCTTGGTACGGAGTGGAACTAAGACTTCAGCATCCACTTCCAGATGCAGCTTCTGGATTCCTTCTTCCAATGCAGCATTAATCCCCTCTTCTACTGCCTTCATTTCATTTATCCATTATCCAGCAGTTTCCTTCAGCAATGAACTTGCCCCCAGCACTTGATCATCTCTTGAAACAAAGCCTGGTCCTCCAACATGCGTTGTTGCTCATGAACATATCAACATAGATCCATTTCTACTTCATCCATTTTTTACCAGATGAATAGATGAGAGATGCATAATAAAAAATGTTTTTGTTAGAAAAATTGAATTCATGTTTCCAAGCCGAAGCATCCTTTAAGAAAACAAAACACCACAATTTTTGGGAAAGTAGAGTTCTcactgcagcaggagttgtgcaaaACTTTTTACGTAACAATAACAACAAGGGCCAAATCAAACTCTGAAACCCCTACTGTTCCTCCTTCCGCGAGCCCGTTCAAACTTCCTTCCCTTGGATCGGACGTAAGGCTTGGTGTGGCTATGTGGAACTCCAGGTGCCTTACCAAAGTGCTTCACAGCTTCCCTAGCATTCTTTGGACCCCTCAGGAGTACCtatacataaaaattataattacattTACTTATCGGAAAACACAGAAAGTGCTTCCTATTTAATTCAAAACCTATGTTCTCTTTGAGCCATCATGTCAGAATCAGAAAAGATATATCACATTTACTAAGAAACTATAATTCTAGGTAAGAAAACAAAATTAAAGTTTAAATTATCAGGCTTCAGcatcttaagttaaagaaaacGAGACAAAGAAGTTTTCGCTGTGATAGTAAGAGCAGAACACACGTCAAAGAGGAAAAAACAAATCAGATTGCTCTAACCCATGAGGACTCTCCTCACTTAGGTACCTCACCTAGTTTCATGGTTACTATAATTTCTCAAAGTCTCTTCATTATGGCTAAAAGTGGGATTTACAATGTTTTTATAAGGATGGATATCCCTTCGATGATTGACACATACCCCTTTGTATGAGAGAGATGCTTTGGGATTCATATGATAAAAGGCATATGTCCACTCTAGGATCTTCTATCATGTGCGCTTCAAAATGCGTACATGACATCTCTTATTTCAAATGAAATAGACAATATCAAGATGTTAAATCTAAGTTCGAATGAAATGGACAAAGTCAATAAATGAGAACATGGAGAAAAATAAATTACTTGGAGCATATGATGGATCAAGTTTTCAAACCAAATAAGAATTTGTGGTGCTTAAAATTTGGCTGGGTTAAGAAAGGTTACGATGAATAAAACAACATGCCAGAGTTTAGAATTTTTGTTTAGAAACTATCAAAAAGATGGGGAAAAATTCTCATAATCATAAAATAACTTTACTATTGAAAATGTATATTAATGGAATATACTCCTTGTGGTTAACTAATCTCAAAGGATTCATGTGAACTATTGAAAAATTCATACAGGATAAGAAAGGCTACTATGAATAAATCAACATGCCAGAGTTTAGAATTTTTGTTTAGAAACTATCAAAAAAATGAGGAAAAAAAATTCTCATGATCATATAATAACTTAAACTATTGAAAATGTATATTATTGGACTATACTCCTTGTGGTTGACTAATCTCAAAGGATTCAAACGTACTATCGAAAAAATCTTCATTCTCCAAACTTACGATATCGATAAACAATTTCCAAACACTCTAGGAGTTAATGCCCAAAATCCTACATTTCAACATTTCTTCAAAACAAAATAGAGGTTAAAATGTTGAAAGTTTACTTGAACAAGTGTAGTCATGGatttatactaaacataataacaagcacaaattaatcttaatatttattaaattatcaaaatgaagAAACCAATTTCATCAAATACACAATgcaactaagcaattaacttCAAAATGCAGCATCAAGTGTAATACATACAGTGTTCTGTCCAAGAGGTGCACGGAGGGCAAGCTGATCAAACGTCAGGCACTCCCCACCTGCCTTCAGAATACTGGCTCTTGCTGTCTCCGTGAACCTCAGAGCCGTGACCTTCATTGCTGGCACTTCGTAAACCCTCTTGTCATCAGTCACCGTTCCCACGATGACTGCAATTTTGTCATCCTGATTCAAAACAATGACTTTAGTAACATAATCACCAATCTATAATTCTCATAGACAGAAACCAATAGGAAAACAGGGTAAAAAATGTCTAGCCTTTCCATTCATAAAAGTACTTAGCCTTTTGAGGGATATCGGAGGCCGGTTGATCTTGCTCATGAAGAGCCTTTTTAGAATCACCGCATTGAACTTGCTACCCGTCCTTCGCACCAAAAACCTGTAGAGCTGATCGAAATGGCAAAGACAATCAATTCCAAGAGATAAAAAAAAACCAATCTTGCACAAAGACAGACTTCACATGTAGGCCGAACAAAATCGATTCGAGTTGATCTAAACCTTGACGAGGAGCTTAAGGTAAACATCGTCCGACCTTGGCGACGTTCGCCTCGCCTTCTTGCTCCGGCCTCCGGCGACGATATCGATACCCTGCAAAAAATACGAACGTGAAAGAGATAGAGATCAGACGACAAACGCAAAGGAAGGCATATTGGCATCGATTGACATTTGCGTTCGAGGGAGGAAATCACCATGACGGCGCAGTTTCTAGGGTTTCTGGAAGGCTGCCTACAAAAAGGTTCGGTTCATGATATTTATGTGGTTGTTGCGGTTCGGTGTCCTGCGGTTCATCGCAATGGCCATCAGTACGCAAATCATAAGATCTGAACCGTTGGATTCCATAGCAGAATGAGACGTTGTCTAAGAAAATGACTgcgtcattatatatatatatatatatgtatatatatatatatatatacacatatatatatatatatatatatatatatacatatatatatatatgtatatatatatatgtatatatatatatacatatatatatatatatgtatatatatatacatatatatatatacatatgtatatatatatatatgtatatatataaatatatacatatgtatatatatatgtatgtgtatatatatatatatatatatatatatatatatatatatatgtatatatgtatatatatatgtatatgtatatatatacatatatttatatatatgtacatatatatacatatatacatatatatatatatatatatatatgtatatatatatatgtatgtatatatatatatgtatatatatatatatacatatatatatatgtatatatatatatatatatacatatatatatatatatatatatatgtatatatatatatatatatatattatatatgtgtgtgtgtgtgtgagagagagagagagagagagagagagactgctacatttatttatacatatatatatatatatatatgtatatatatatatatgtatatatatatatatatatatgtatatatatatatatatatatacatatatatatatatatatatatgtatatatatatatatgtatatatatatatatacatatacatatatatacatatacatatatacatatatatatatacatatacatatacatatatatatatatatacatatatacatatatatgtatatacatatatatatacatatatatatatatatacatatatatatatatatacatatatatatatatacatatatatatatatatatatatatatatgtgtgtgtgtgtgtgtgtgtgtgtgtgtgagagagagagagagagagagagagagactgctacatttatttatattttatagtgcTTCTAAAAATTTGAAAAACACAAATTTTCACTGTTTTTTCTCTCTTCACATGTAAATCTCTTATGCGTTTTCATGAATGAGAAAGGCTAACTGCATCAAAATTAATGATCTCAAGAACTTTATTAGGTATTCATACACCATACAATGTCCTTAAAAAAATATCAGATCTCTCATATTTAGAAATAGTGACAATGAAGATTTGATCTGACTTGACTTAGCACAACCAAAAGCAGATGTTTCTCATCAGCCAACTGACTCATAAAAATGTAGTCCTTCAAATGCCCCATTTGCTTTAGTGCTTCTCTACATCCTCCACTTCAGTGTATATATATCTCATGGAGTTTCTAACTCGCATCAAATGCCCACTTAAGCATATGAATGCTCTTTAATGCCATTATGCCTTGTGGGTTAGAACATGACTCCTGATGAGTCAAGGACTCACCCAACTATATTGATAATCAAAATATAACTCAAAGATAAGAATACAACCCAAATTCAATCtaaaatatcaataaaaaaatgaacAAACATATATCTAAAAcaacaaaatgaaaaagaaaaattcaaCCACACAACCCTTGTCCAGAGATAAATTAGTAGACAGATTCTTACATTCATTGCTTCCTTGCATTCATAGAGTCAGTTTGCTTTCTTACATTCATTGCCATGTACACAACTCATAGGAATACAAACTTAGTAGACAGGTTCTCTATTTGTTGAAAATTAAAGTATCATAGGGGACTGCAATAGTCCCTGTATTCATAACATGATATCACTGACACTTTTTGGCCTGCAATACCAAATATCTACaatcatgaaatatatatattttttaaattaactaATGTCTGCAAAAGACATGCCATTACTAAAATGCAGGTAGTTATTGATTATAAATTCAGCTGaagatttttcttttcttccaacTCGAAACAACCAATGCCTCCGAGGACTACAATCCATGAATCCAAGAGGAAATGGTGAAGTAACAACACGAAACAACACAGAAGCAGAGTGGAATGTGATACAACCATATTGCAGAGTGATTACATGTCATAGACGATCATTGGAAAAAGTTCAAAATATTAGAGAGAGACAACTTGTTTTCTGACAGAAAAATTCATAATACTTATCCATAGTTGAAAGTTCCAATCTTGCTCTTTTAGTTGTCCATTTATCAAGTTAGATTCTCAACTCAGGATCTTCGAGAGGACTGAAAGTTTGAGAATATATGACTTGGAAAAGCATAGTAGGCCTATGTACGTAATCCTCATGCTTCCTCATCTGAATCTTCGACAACCTTACTCCGTTTGGTTctcttctttcttatcaacatctCTTGATTATTCATATCATTTTCAGAGTCCACATCAGTGATATTTCCATTAGGCTCAGCAGAAGCAGTCTTCTCAGATATATTCTCCTCATCTGGGCCCTCAGATTCCCCACTAGATCCATTCTCAGAAGTAGAACCGGACAGAGTATGCTCGTGCTCTGTTGTCTCTTCCCCCACCACAACCTTTTTTGTCCCCAAAATTTTAAAATCCCTTGCAATACTGCGCTTGGCATATCTCAACAAATTAACATTACTTGACTTGCTGAGCTGAATGAGATATTTCTCATAGTTTTCAATTTGGAATATCAGATCCGGAATGCATCTATTCTCCCTTTTGATCTTGCTGATGATTCCCTTATGCTGAGCATTCTGGTTCTGAGTTGCAAAACAGCACAAGATGAAGCATTTCTAAGTTAAAAAGCAAGCCTACATGGATTATAGACAACAGAAAAGAATGACTCAATGCAAATAGTTGCAGATACAATACCCTTTGAACAAGAGCCACAAAGCTGTACAGGGGACTGGTGAGCCTTATACATGTTACTTCTGCTAGCTTCTGAAACTTTAAACTAGGTAAAAATTGTTTGGAACCTTTTGAAGCAATCTGAAGCTTTGTCATAGGAGCCAAAAGCTTGTAAAACCTTGTAGTTATCTTCAGTAACTGTTCTGCTTGAGAGTCTGCAGTTTAACAAatatgtaattctttttccctaaaaaaacaaaaaaaaggcagCTTCATGATGTTAAGTGATGACACATACCCTTAAGTTTCATCTCTACAAATGAAGATAACAGATACACCAGTGATTCTGATCTGGAATAGAGCACTTCTTGCAAATAGGGTCCATGTAAATTTTCAGCAAATTGAAGGTTCTTTCTCAGATCGGGTTGTACATAATTGCATGCAGAAATTGCCTTCACTTTTGATACAGCCCACTCCAAGTCAACAATACAAGATTCAGCCACTCGTAGAATTATAGTGGCAATTGCATTTCTTGTTGACTGATTAATAACAGGATACTTCACAGATCTATGTTCTGGATCTCTATCTTCAGAACCCATAACTTTCAGCAGCTCGGAGGCCATGTCACATGCAACAATTAGGTCAGTTGGAGCTGGTAGCAGATGAATCGCAAGTAACAGTACATTCTGTGCTGCACTAGaattttctacttttttgctctgACATACACTCACAGCCCAGTTTCCATGAGAATTCCTTTGTGCAGGTGGCAATTTGTTCCCAACAATCAATAATAATTCAGCTAGCACCTGAGAAGAGGAAAGTTTTACTTTATTCTCCAAGACAGGATAGATGCTCTCTAGAAAGACAGGAAGATCTGTGAtgtgaaaaagaactacaaagatCAATATACATTCTAGCTGCAATCCAAGGAAATATGGTGCACGATGTGAAAATGAAGTGCGCTGTGGACAATGGATGACAAAACAAGCTACATGATGTTcaactcattttttttttatttggtatCAGCCAAAGTGAATAGGCTATTTAAACAGATCAATTGTTCTAGATGATTACAAAAGTGACTTATATTCCAGACCAGCAAAAACAAAGAAACTGTCAGACCAACAACAATGGCTGATTCAATCATCCGATGTTACTAGCTTCAGCATAAACCGAGTTTGAAATCTTCCAAAggcaatcaataaaatattaaacCTAGCCATCCAAAGTAGGCAGAGTTGTGAAATTCCAGGTAAACAAAAGAATAAACATCCAACATAAAAGACTACAAAATCGACAAATGACAACAATGATATTACAAATATCATCCCATAGTATCAGAACTGCAATACTATCTTTGTCAATCACTATTATAAACAAACAGAAAAAACAATTTAGATTTACCTCAGATTCACGGAATAGTGAAAGATCTATCAGTGAGGAATATAATGGTTCTATTCTTTTTTCTAAAAACAAATGTAAAAATCTCAAATGTTGATAGTTGTTCAGAAAGCTTTTCTCTTCGTTAATGCCCGGATCAGCATTCCTTCCAGTTTCTAGATCCAACTCTGGTGCAGCCAGAGAAAGCAAGTCATTAACAAGTTCAGACAGCTCAGCCCCAGAAAAATTCATCTTGAACAACTCATTCAAGCATAATAAGGACAAAAATAATGGGTCAATGTTTTCTCTGTTCATCTTCCCATTGGCATCTTTCTTTCTTCGATCCTTGTCTTTTTCCAGTACTGACTTGAGCAGCCATACGAGCTGCATTACTGGTTTCCCTAGAAGTCTGATATCTCCACACAACAGTCTTCTGAAAGGATCACCACTTGTTCCACTTCTTATTGAACCAACAAATTTAAGATGGCGAAGACACACTTTTAAGACAAACAGCATCATCTTCAAACAAAgatctattatggacgatgatgATTCCCTGTTATTCTGAGAAGCGATGGATCTATTGGGAAAATTAAAGTTGTATGATTCAATGGCTGTAAGCAGTAGATAGTGGATGGTTGAGGTAGCTAAGAAGGTTCTTGATTGGTTTACTTGTGCATACTCTTGTAGCTCGCCATTGATCTTATTCGAGAGTTCTTTTGAAGTCCCTTTCCGACTGTCAGTCCTTTGTTTGTTCATGCTTGAGTCCTTTTCAAGATTATTATGTAATTCAGCAAATTCCATAAGTTCTTTCTCGAGCAGCAGCTTATTTTCCCCTTCTGCTTTCTCAATCTCCATAACAATAATATTGACAAATACCTCAACAATTCGAAGCAGTATTTGCCAATGACAACTATTTTTCTCTTTCTGCAAAGAATGACAACTAGAGTCTTCTCTCTGGCCTTGAGGACCTAATATCAGAAAGGAGATGAAAAATCAGAACCCTTGTCTTTATAAAACAGCTTAACTCATAATCAAATGATAAGAGGAAATCCAACCTTGCAACTTGCAGTTCTTTAAGTTTCTCCTGATCTTAAACAATGCATTTGAGAATGACTCTGTGGATGTTGCCTTTCCAGCCTACAGTGTTTTCCAGAAAAAAATGATTGTGATATTCATACGGGTAAATTAATATCTTACATACGAATTGCAGCATCACCTCATTCTCTTGTGAAAGTGAGAAGCCAAAGCATGGCCACGAATCTTCTGATTGATGTTCAGACTTACCATGTGATTGAAGAAGAAGTAACCAAGAGACACATGACAATAGGTGGTCCAAAGGTTCTACTACACAAACTTTTCCACTCTCCAACTTAAAACAAGCATCAAGTTGAAGGGAAAAATCTTTGTCCTGCAGTAGATGTGCTAGAAATGTTATTAAATGGATCCCAGATGATTCAGTCACATGACCACATGCAATGATAGAGAAGTAGTGAAAGGTCCAAAGAGCAGCATGTTCTACATGTTCAAGGTATACAGTACCAAGAAGCAGTAATAGGAGCAAAAAAGGATaaaataattgaaaataaaatCTTTAAGAGAGGCAAGAAGAATGGAGTACCTCTAGGTAAACTCGCAGGAAATGAGGCCAGAGGACATCAAAGATAGAGCTCGTAATGGTTGGTTCCAGCATGACAAGTTTTACGAGACCCTCATACAATATCTCTTTAACTCTAGCCTGTCTAAAACAAGCTAATGTATTATAACTAATGTATAAGATTGTATGTAGGAAAAAAAAGATGGCCCATATAAATTTCCCTATGGAAAAAAACCTGTTGGGAGAGACATCTCCTAAGCAATCCACTAAGCTCCTGAAAAAGACAACCCTCCACCCTGCTGGGTATGTCACCTTGCTGGCTACAGCTTGCTTGGCTAGATGATTCCTCAAAGCTCTTCAAGCCATTTTTCTTAGAGCTATTTTCCATTGAAATTATATTAATTACAGCATCAGTAGCTGCTACTCGGGCAGTCTCTTCTCGTTTGAACATGGCTTTTCGAACAACCAAAATAATATAATCCTGCATAGGCATTAGGAAAGCCTTTTAATAGTTTATTTTCACCATTTCACTCTGtccaggatatttcaaaaacaaatACCTGGAGATCGTGACTGAATCTGATAAGTGGCAGTAAGGCATCAATAATAGCTATTGCCATTCTTTCTTGCAAAAATGTGAAGTAGTCCAGCAGTTCCTTCAGATGTGCAATATATTCTAGCAT harbors:
- the LOC135623948 gene encoding uncharacterized protein LOC135623948 — its product is MTELNHCQTVTAESIVLLAQDPSATLPPAVDPAALVALLDCPSSTVPAAAYLNALLSLLSRSPPSPSLLSSLLLSFLRLFLSRRLPRGDAAPVFRLFAPHLPFLERTHLPSLLDLVVSDLSAVAEPDDALPLDLLPRLLDLAEGDELVDKMLDRLLACEWSKFLLLKIVALLRELPRIGKARVSDFLEKIFSGMKVVDLQDLPSLIYQLLLLASKGINRREVISGILGFFGGFSKGQPSILRQVEGTVLMHVNFAVKQDPSLGREVLTIIRTDLRLINHFVVAVLFSMARVRRFNESCIGVLKMVVVTSHRDYKTSRDCKWLPDNLKEECLETAKRVEKSFLKAVNESNSGREHIVPSIVQFGFVLLESVDCDDGKQRGDSAGLMSIEELSIMILMTLFEVHDISRNEIIEQCKFRLLSLKPQKGMPIIKLLGNLVQSYPYPMLEYIAHLKELLDYFTFLQERMAIAIIDALLPLIRFSHDLQDYIILVVRKAMFKREETARVAATDAVINIISMENSSKKNGLKSFEESSSQASCSQQGDIPSRVEGCLFQELSGLLRRCLSQQARVKEILYEGLVKLVMLEPTITSSIFDVLWPHFLRVYLEDKDFSLQLDACFKLESGKVCVVEPLDHLLSCVSWLLLLQSHGKSEHQSEDSWPCFGFSLSQENEAGKATSTESFSNALFKIRRNLKNCKLQGPQGQREDSSCHSLQKEKNSCHWQILLRIVEVFVNIIVMEIEKAEGENKLLLEKELMEFAELHNNLEKDSSMNKQRTDSRKGTSKELSNKINGELQEYAQVNQSRTFLATSTIHYLLLTAIESYNFNFPNRSIASQNNRESSSSIIDLCLKMMLFVLKVCLRHLKFVGSIRSGTSGDPFRRLLCGDIRLLGKPVMQLVWLLKSVLEKDKDRRKKDANGKMNRENIDPLFLSLLCLNELFKMNFSGAELSELVNDLLSLAAPELDLETGRNADPGINEEKSFLNNYQHLRFLHLFLEKRIEPLYSSLIDLSLFRESEVLAELLLIVGNKLPPAQRNSHGNWAVSVCQSKKVENSSAAQNVLLLAIHLLPAPTDLIVACDMASELLKVMGSEDRDPEHRSVKYPVINQSTRNAIATIILRVAESCIVDLEWAVSKVKAISACNYVQPDLRKNLQFAENLHGPYLQEVLYSRSESLVYLLSSFVEMKLKDSQAEQLLKITTRFYKLLAPMTKLQIASKGSKQFLPSLKFQKLAEVTCIRLTSPLYSFVALVQRNQNAQHKGIISKIKRENRCIPDLIFQIENYEKYLIQLSKSSNVNLLRYAKRSIARDFKILGTKKVVVGEETTEHEHTLSGSTSENGSSGESEGPDEENISEKTASAEPNGNITDVDSENDMNNQEMLIRKKRTKRSKVVEDSDEEA
- the LOC103998069 gene encoding large ribosomal subunit protein eL18y, encoding MGIDIVAGGRSKKARRTSPRSDDVYLKLLVKLYRFLVRRTGSKFNAVILKRLFMSKINRPPISLKRLSTFMNGKDDKIAVIVGTVTDDKRVYEVPAMKVTALRFTETARASILKAGGECLTFDQLALRAPLGQNTVLLRGPKNAREAVKHFGKAPGVPHSHTKPYVRSKGRKFERARGRRNSRGFRV